CGTTCGAACAGGAGACGAACGCCGAACTCGACGCGATGTTCGACGGTCCCGAGTACGAAGGCACGAGCCTCGTCGAGACGGGCGTCGAGTACGACGGGGTCGATTTCGTCCTCGGCAATCCGGCGGAAGTACGCGTCGTCGTTGGCCTCGACGAATCCGATCCCCCGCCGAATCTCGCCTCGATGATCGATACGCGTCTGACTCGGGCGACCAACGAACCAGTGAGTGTCCAAGTGGTCTACACCCTCTCACAGCAGTCCGAATAGGCACCACGATCCTCCCCACGCACCATCCGTTCTAGGCTAATCCGAGAATCGGGCTGATCGCTGAAGCGGTAGCTGTTAGGACCGGAAGATCCGGTGGGAGGATGGAATGAGCCTACCACCGGATTCGGTGATAGAAGAACGATTGGTGAAGACGTTTCCGAACACCCGGCTGCGCGAGCTTGCTCGCGCAACCGGGCTGATTCAGCGTGAGGGAGGGAAATTGAAAGCTGACGCCCTGTTCTGGTCGCTCGCTATCGGCTTTCTCACCGGTAACTACAGGACGCTCGAAGAGTTCCGCCAGGAGTACATCGAGACGTTCGGCGGCTCCCTCAGCTATCCCTCCTTTCACGATTGGTTCATGCCCGCTCTCTGTGAGTTCCTTCGAGAGGTCCTCAAGCACGCACTTGAGGACCTCGAACATGAAAACGATCGTCTTCAGGGACGGTTCGAGCAGTTCCGTGAGATTTTCATCGCGGATGCGACTGTCATTACGCTGTATCAGTCGTTGTTCGAGACGTTTCCTGGCTATGGCGACGACCACGCTGGAGCGAAGCTCCACGTGGTCGAAGCCGTCAGTAGCGGCCTTCCGGCTGAATTCAATATCACTGACGCGCGGACGCATGAGTTCACAGAACTTTCCACTGGTCCATGGGTAGAGAACGCGTTGCTGCTGTTCGATCAGGCCTACTTCGATTACCGTACGATGGACTTGATCGATGCCAACGGCGGCTGGTTCCTCACGCGACTCAAACCCAACGCAAACCCGGAGATCACCGCTGAGT
This genomic stretch from Halococcus salifodinae DSM 8989 harbors:
- a CDS encoding IS4 family transposase, with the translated sequence MSLPPDSVIEERLVKTFPNTRLRELARATGLIQREGGKLKADALFWSLAIGFLTGNYRTLEEFRQEYIETFGGSLSYPSFHDWFMPALCEFLREVLKHALEDLEHENDRLQGRFEQFREIFIADATVITLYQSLFETFPGYGDDHAGAKLHVVEAVSSGLPAEFNITDARTHEFTELSTGPWVENALLLFDQAYFDYRTMDLIDANGGWFLTRLKPNANPEITAEFREWRGNAISLEGEQVQDILDDLHRDVIDVDGEVEFKRRIYKGTRSRAVETFRVVGVWNDEEDRYHLYITNLPTEDYNAPDIAKLYQARWEVELLFRELKTTYGLDEINSGKPEVVEALILIGLLSLVVSRTLREFFIEIVEENRSDDDAAASSLLPRERWAKAFGRRSDRILRRVASRLGYEPPSLIESLMNDALDPNAHRTLLLDEVQHGQFDADLA